In Vanessa atalanta chromosome 3, ilVanAtal1.2, whole genome shotgun sequence, one genomic interval encodes:
- the LOC125077401 gene encoding cytoplasmic protein NCK1, giving the protein MLETRSVRTADSVWANKPLPAPHAMANSRHGKNTQDDVCYVVAKYDYAAQGAQELDLRKNERYLLLDDSKHWWRVQNARSQSGYVPSNYVKKEKPSLFDSIKKKVKKGSGSKTLPSNSSPVRGAGPESPGARRPEPADALGTAVVKYNYQAQQPDELSLTKGTRILILEKSNDGWWRGQYQGHTGWFPSNYTSEEGDNEDTVHTYAMAENVLDIVVALYSFTSNNEQELSFEKGDRLEIIERPPSDPEWYRARDNRGQIGLVPRNYLQELADYLTQPYSEAGEGGAAGGARGAAGRAWYYGAITRTHCDALLNQHGHDGDFLIRDSETNVGDFSVSLKAPGRNKHFRVQVEGNLYCIGQRKFNTLDQLVAHYQRAPIYTNKQGEKLYLVRPLPRAAPTC; this is encoded by the exons GACGACGTGTGCTACGTAGTAGCGAAGTACGATTATGCGGCACAAGGCGCTCAAGAGCTGGACCTGCGGAAGAACGAACGTTATCTTCTCCTCGACGATTCAAAGCACTGGTGGCGCGTACAGAACGCTCGCAGTCAGTCCGGCTACGTGCCCAGCAACTATGTCAAGAAGGAGAAACCTTCGCTCTTCGATAG TATCAAAAAGAAGGTGAAGAAGGGTTCCGGCTCGAAGACGCTGCCGTCCAACAGCTCGCCGGTGCGCGGCGCGGGCCCCGAGTCGCCGGGCGCGCGCCGGCCCGAGCCCGCCGACGCGCTGGGCACGGCCGTCGTCAAGTACAACTACCAGGCGCAGCAGCCCGACGAGCTGTCGCTCACCAAGGGCACGCGCATCCTCATCCTCGAGAAGAGCAACGACGGCTGGTGGCGGGGGCAGTACCAGGGACACACGGGATG GTTTCCGTCGAACTACACGAGCGAGGAGGGCGACAACGAGGACACCGTGCACACGTACGCTATGGCGGAAAACGTTTTAGATATTGTT GTGGCACTGTACTCGTTCACGTCGAACAACGAGCAGGAGCTGTCGTTCGAGAAGGGCGACCGCCTCGAGATCATCGAGCGACCGCCGTCCGACCCCGAGTGGTACCGCGCGAGGGACAACCGCGGACAGATCGGCCTCGTGCCCCGCAACTACCTGCAGGAGCTCGCGGACTACCTCACGCAGCCCTACAG CGAGGCGGGCgagggcggcgcggcgggcggcgcgcgcggcgcggcggggCGCGCGTGGTACTACGGCGCCATCACGCGCACGCACTGCGACGCGCTGCTCAACCAGCACGGCCACGACGGGGACTTCCTCATCCGCGACTCCGAGACCAAT GTCGGGGACTTCTCGGTGTCCCTGAAAGCGCCGGGTCGCAACAAGCACTTCCGGGTGCAGGTGGAGGGCAACCTGTACTGCATCGGGCAGCGCAAGTTCAACACGCTGGACCAGCTGGTGGCGCACTACCAGCGGGCGCCCATCTACACCAACAAGCAGGGCGAGAAGCTGTACCTCGTGCGCCCGCTGCCGCGCGCCGCGCCGACGTGCTGA
- the LOC125076868 gene encoding uncharacterized protein LOC125076868, with protein MLSRREKLLVQPWEDRRYKDHRQKVRGARAAVDAAAPPARPHVALKLKKCQRERERRDKLCADNFSLLQRLAHVMAVNRLDNHWDRPLPDFHQKVGRYCERGARRRVPDPLAVAPPPAARCFACEHRKKSRITRASPLEPLAG; from the exons ATGTTATCTCGAAGAGAAAAGTTATTAGTGCAGCCTTGGGAAGATCGTCGATATAAGGACCATAGACAAAAG gtgcgcggcgcgcgcgcggccgTGGACGCGGCCGCCCCGCCGGCGCGCCCGCACGTCGCGCTCAAGCTCAAGAAGTGCCAGCGCGAGCGCGAGCGCCGCGACAAGCTGTGCGCGGACAACTTCAGCCTGCTGCAGCGCCTCGCGCACGTCATGGCCGTCAACCGCCTCGACAACCATTGGGACCGACCGCTGCCCGA CTTCCACCAGAAGGTGGGGCGGTACTGCGAGCGCGGCGCGCGCCGGCGCGTGCCGGACCCGCTCGCGgtcgcgccgccgcccgccgcgcgctGCTTCGCTTGCGAGCACCGAAAAAAG AGTCGTATCACTCGCGCCTCGCCCCTTGAACCTCTCGCCGGATAA
- the LOC125077400 gene encoding importin subunit alpha-4, which translates to MATDQMKHRMHVFKNTGKDVDEMRRRRNEVTVELRKNKREETLQKRRNVPVSYSTDEDDIDRTLASTDLQELVMKAANVENPAAQLAAVQQCRKLLSSDKNPPIDDLIRTGILPILVQCLSRTDNPTLQFEAAWALTNIASGTSVQTNKVVHAGAVPLFLQLLMSPHENVCEQAVWALGNIIGDGPVLRDLVVELGVVKPLLSFIKPDIPISFLRNVTWVIVNLCRSKDPPPPVKTIQEILPALNMLITHTDTNILVDTVWAISYLTDGGNEQIQMVIDSGIVPKLIPLLSHKEVKTQTAALRAVGNIVTGTDEQTQVVLNCDALSHFPALLSHPKEKICKEAVWFLSNITAGNKQQVQAVIDAGLLPKIVENLSKGEFQTQKEAAWAVSNLSISGSKEQVAALIQCGVIPPFCNLLSCKDTQVINVVLDGLSNMLKMAGDSAEQVATMIEECGGIDKIEELQGHEKIEIYKMAYDIIEQYFAAEEEDATLVPAAVDQAFAFEPANHDAFRF; encoded by the exons ATGGCGACTGACCAAATGAAACATCGCATGCATGTTTTCAAGAATACTGGCAAAGATGTTGAT GAAATGCGCAGGCGAAGGAACGAAGTGACAGTCGAATTAAGGAAGAATAAAAGGGAAGAAACGCTACAAAAACGAAGAAATGTTCCTGTTAGTTACTCAACAGACGAGGATGACATCGATAGGACACTGGCGTCTACCGACTTACAGGAGTTGGTTATGAAAGCAGCTAACGTTGAAAACCCCGCAGCGCAGTTGGCAGCCGTTCAGCAATGTAGGAAACTATTGTCCTCCGATAAGAATCCACCGATAGACGACTTGATTAGAACTGGAATACTACCTATACTCGTTCAGTGCCTTTCGAGGACGGATAATCCGACCCTACAATTTGAAGCTGCATGGGCCCTTACAAACATCGCATCCGGTACGTCTGTACAGACCAACAAAGTTGTTCACGCTGGTGCGGTGCCTCTCTTCTTGCAATTGCTCATGTCCCCTCATGAGAATGTGTGTGAACAGGCTGTGTGGGCTCTTGGTAACATTATCGGTGATGGCCCAGTACTGCGAGACTTGGTTGTCGAATTAGGAGTGGTCAAACCCCTTCTTAGCTTCATTAAGCCAGACATCCCCATTTCCTTCCTTCGCAATGTGACATGGGTTATTGTAAACCTGTGTAGAAGTAAGGATCCACCACCACCTGTCAAGACTATTCAGGAAATTTTGCCAGCCCTGAACATGCTCATTACACACACGGACACCAAT atcTTAGTAGACACAGTATGGGCAATTAGTTATTTAACAGACGGAGGTAATGAACAAATCCAAATGGTTATTGATTCTGGTATAGTTCCAAAGTTGATACCACTGCTATCACACAAGGAGGTCAAAACGCAGACAGCCGCTCTCAGAGCTGTAGGCAACATTGTGACAGGAACAGATGAACAGACGCAAGTTGTGCTCAATTGTGATGCTTTATCTCACTTCCCGGCCTTATTGTCACATCCA AAAGAGAAGATCTGCAAAGAGGCGGTCTGGTTCCTGTCCAACATCACGGCGGGCAATAAGCAGCAAGTGCAGGCCGTCATCGACGCGGGCCTGCTGCCCAAGATCGTGGAGAACCTCAGCAAGGGCGAGTTCCAGACGCAGAAGGAGGCGGCGTGGGCCGTTTCCAACCTCAGCATCAGCGGCTCCAAGGAGCAGGTCGCGGCGCTCATACAGTGCGGAGTCATCCCCCCCTTCTGCAACCTGCTCTCCTGCAAGGACACACAGGTTATCAAT GTGGTGCTGGACGGACTCAGTAACATGCTGAAGATGGCCGGCGACAGCGCGGAGCAAGTCGCGACCATGATCGAGGAGTGTGGCGGTATCGACAAGATAGAGGAGCTGCAGGGCCACGAGAAGATCGAGATCTACAAGATGGCCTACGACATCATCGAGCAGTACTTCGCGGCAGAG gaggAGGATGCTACGTTGGTGCCAGCCGCCGTCGACCAGGCCTTCGCCTTCGAGCCGGCGAACCACGACGCCTTCCGCTTCTGA
- the LOC125077313 gene encoding uncharacterized protein LOC125077313, producing the protein MTVLTKPSAIIKKPEIITDAPLVEKPIGDEEKIEIHSNPEWPKRSSNGVMCLSLTATLLALLGFTGGLLLCRDMLKPTTIRRYQGYCSIPIPSDDKETIDPGFRTLPLQWSTDDIQLINADHSGADELEDALHEELDIGDTVEKISVVNNGHRVNFIHDFNDNTTGIIDDDRCFVMELEPELVLTPQLFISGLQSGAQFDVSRVRSELRAALPALTELRRAAAELAARCAQRPVYRLHRDQAVRKRSADEPTHDYIQFSGKHIEEIKIDNLPEILEYERQTKA; encoded by the exons atGACTGTTTTAACAAAACCAAGTGCAATTATAAAGAAACCGGAGATAATTACTGATGCTCCTTTAGTTGAAAAACCAATCGGCGATGAG gaaaaaattgaaatacattCAAATCCCGAATGGCCGAAGCGTTCATCCAATGGAGTGATGTGCTTATCGCTTACTGCAACTCTGCTGGCTCTGCTGGGTTTCACCGGTGGTCTCTTGCTATGCCGAGATATGTTGAAGCCTACTACTATCCGTCGCTACCAGGGCTATTGCTCCATACCGATTCCGAGTGATGATAAAgag ACGATCGACCCCGGTTTCCGCACGCTGCCGCTGCAGTGGTCGACCGACGACATCCAGCTGATCAACGCCGATCACTCGGGCGCCGACGAGCTGGAGGACGCCCTGCACGAGGAACTCGACATCGGAGACACCGTCGAGAAGATCTCCGTCGTCAACAACGGCCACCGCGTCAACTTCATACACGACTTCAACGACAACACCACCG GCATAATCGACGACGACCGCTGCTTCGTGATGGAGCTGGAGCCGGAGCTGGTGCTGACCCCGCAGCTGTTCATCTCGGGCCTGCAGAGCGGCGCGCAGTTCGACGTGTCGCGCGTGCGCAGCGAGCTGCGCGCCGCGCTGCCGGCGCTGACGGAGctgcgccgcgccgccgccgagCTGGCCGCGCGCTGCGCGCAGCGCCCCGTGTACCGCCTGCACCGCGACCAGGCCG ttCGCAAGCGCTCGGCCGACGAGCCGACTCACGACTACATCCAGTTCTCGGGCAAGCACATCGAGGAGATCAAGATCGACAACTTGCCGGAGATCCTGGAGTACGAGAGGCAGACCAAAGCTTAG